From Glycine soja cultivar W05 chromosome 4, ASM419377v2, whole genome shotgun sequence, the proteins below share one genomic window:
- the LOC114408049 gene encoding protein RADIALIS-like 3 isoform X2 — translation MASSTLSKQKPYDSCWTPKQNKVFEKALAKYDKDTPDRWHNVAKAIGGKSEDDVKRHYQILLEDLRHIESGHVPIPNYKSTPTTFPLSTTLVGF, via the exons ATGGCCTCCAGCACTTTGAGCAAACAAAAGCCTTATGATTCGTGTTGGACCCCAAAACAGAACAAGGTGTTTGAAAAGGCACTTGCAAAGTATGACAAGGATACCCCTGACCGCTGGCACAATGTAGCCAAAGCAATTGGTGGTAAATCAGAAGATGATGTTAAGAGACACTATCAGATACTCTTGGAGGATCTCAGGCACATTGAGTCTGGCCATGTTCCCATTCCCAATTACAAATCAACACCAACTACCTTTCCTCTTTCAACAACACTCGTAG GCTTCTGA
- the LOC114408049 gene encoding protein RADIALIS-like 3 isoform X1, which produces MASSTLSKQKPYDSCWTPKQNKVFEKALAKYDKDTPDRWHNVAKAIGGKSEDDVKRHYQILLEDLRHIESGHVPIPNYKSTPTTFPLSTTLASEVSKAEMV; this is translated from the exons ATGGCCTCCAGCACTTTGAGCAAACAAAAGCCTTATGATTCGTGTTGGACCCCAAAACAGAACAAGGTGTTTGAAAAGGCACTTGCAAAGTATGACAAGGATACCCCTGACCGCTGGCACAATGTAGCCAAAGCAATTGGTGGTAAATCAGAAGATGATGTTAAGAGACACTATCAGATACTCTTGGAGGATCTCAGGCACATTGAGTCTGGCCATGTTCCCATTCCCAATTACAAATCAACACCAACTACCTTTCCTCTTTCAACAACACTC GCTTCTGAAGTATCTAAAGCTGAAATGGTTTGA